The Pseudomonas fulva 12-X sequence CGGCGGCGCAGGGTGTGGATAAGTGAAGTGGCCATGGCTCTCCGCAGGCGTTGCAATGGTGGCGTGCTGCGCTTCGCTCATGGGCGGCGCAGGGGCGAGATAAGGTGACAGGCGAATAGACCGAAACGCCACGGCTGCGTTCGTCTGCGTCGGTGCTTTCGGGTATCGAGTTGTAACCGCCGCATGCTGGCGCTTTCAAGCCTGCGCTATGCTGCGCCGCTGAATTTTTGTGGACATTGCCATGTCGCCCACTCCTGCCGATTTGCGCCGCCCGGCCGGCGCCACCTTGGTGCTATTGGCATCGCTGTATTGCGCTCAGGGTTTGCCGTCCGGGCTGATCGCCCATGCGTTGCCGGTGCTGCTGCGCCAGCACGGCGTGGACCTGGCGGTGATCGGCCTGCTCAAGTTGCTGGCGCTGCCCTGGCTGCTCAAGGTGCTGTGGGCGCCGTGGGTGGATCGCCTGTCGTCGCGGCGCCTGGGCCACCATCGCGGCTGGATCCTGCCGCTGCAGGGCGCGGTGGTGGCGATCCTGCTGGCCCTGGCGCTGCTCTCGCCAGATGCGCTTTTCGGCGCCCACCTGCCGCTGCTGCTTGGCCTGTTGGTGCTGGTCAACCTGGCGGCGGCGACCCAGGACATCGCCACCGACGGCCTGACCGTACGCCTGTTGCCCGAGCGCTGGCGCGGCCTGGGTAACAGCCTGCAGGTCGGCGGCTACAAGGTGGGAATGATCGTCAGTGGCAGCGGCCTGCTCTTGGTGATCGACCGCGTGGGTTGGAACCTGTCGCTGCTGGCGCTGACCCTGCTGGTGGCCCTGATGCTGCTGCCGGTATGGCGCTTTGCCGAAACGCAGCAATTGCCGCCAGCCAGCGCGCCGGCCGAGCCAATGGGCGTCGGCCTGCTGTGGCGGCATTACCGCGGCCTGCTGGCGCTGCCGGGCATGGGCCTGTGGTTGGCCGTGGTGCTGACCTTCAAGCTGGGCGATGCCCTGGGTTCGCCGATGATCAAACCGATGCTGGTGGATCAGGGCTGGAGTAATGCCGAGCTGGGGCAACTGACATTGATCAGCAGCCTGGTCGGCATCGGCGGGGCGTTGTTGGGCGGCCTTTTGTATGCGCGTCTTGGCGTGCTGCGTGCGCTGTTGATCTTCGGCACCTTGCAGGCGCTGAGCCTCGCCGCGCTGGCGCTGCTGGTCAGTCGTGGCGGCGATACGGTTCTTGTTTACGCGCTGACCCTGAGCGAGCAGGCCGCCGACGGCTTATCCACAGTCGCGCTGTTCGCCGCGATGATGCGCCAGTGCCGCCCGGGCCACGAAGGGGCGGACTTCACCCTGCAGGCTTCGACGCAGATTCTTCTTGGCGGCTTCGTCGGCGCGGCCAGTGGCGTGCTGGCCAAGGCGCTGGGGTACGACGGGTTGTTCGTCTGTGCCGGGGCACTCGGGCTGGCGGCCTTGCTGCTGGTGGGACGTTACTTTCGTCGACACGGGTGGCGGTAGCCTGCGGATCGCTCATGACCCGGGACTATCGCGATTCCTGGGTATCGCTGCGCTCAACGCCAGGCTACGGCTCAGTCCTCGAACAGCACCGGGCAGGTGGCGCCTTCGAGTTTCTGGATTTCCTCGATCACGTGGGGGCGGGCGTGGCGCAGCACCAGCTGACGGTTCTGCGCCATCAGGCGGCGTGCTTCCAGGTGAAGCATTTCCACGCCAGCGTAATCGATGAAGTTGATATGCCGGGCGTCCACCACCACCCGCTCGCCGTGGCTGAGCTGCAGAATCTGCTGCACGTAATGGCAGGCGCCAAAGAAGATCGAGCCTTCCAGGCGCAGCAGTTCGTCGTCGCCGTCGCGGGTGTACTTGAAGCGCGGCTGCGAGGTGCGCTTGAGGTAGAAGAACAGCGAGGCCAGCACGCCGGCGTAGATCGCCGTTTGCAGCTCCAGCACCAGGGTGGCGAGCAGGGTCAGCAGCATCACCACGAACTCGGCGCGGCTGACCCGCAGCAACGCGCGCACGCCCTCGATATCCACCAGCCCCCAGCAGATCAGCAGGATCGCCGCGCCCATGCTGGGTAGGGCGATATGGGCGATCAACGGCGCGCAGAACAGCGCGAAGGCGGCCACCAGCAGCGCCGAGAACACCCCGGCCATAGGTGACGTGGCGCCGCTCTGCAGGTTCAGCGCCGAGCGGGTGAAGGAGCCGGCCGACAGCGAACCGGCGAACCACGGGCCGATCATGTTGGACAGGCCCTGGGCGCGTACTTCCTGATTGGCGTCCAGCAACTGCTGGGATTTCGCCGCCAGCGAGCGAGCGATGGACAGGCTGGTGACCAGCCCGAGCATGCCGCAGGCGATGGCGGCGGGCAGCAGCCCGAGCAGGCTGTTGACCTCAAAGTGCAGCAGGGTGAACGGCGGCAGTGAGCCCTCGAACGCATCGACCAGGCGGATGCCGGCAAAGAAGCCGGGCAGGGCGGCGACCAGCAGGCTGCCGGCGACCACGCCGATCAGCAATGCCGGCAGGCGCGGCCACAGGCGCCGACAGAGCAGGCTGACCGCCAGGGTGAAGGCGGCTACCAGCATGGCGTGCCAGTCGGCCTGGCCCAGATGCTGGCCGAGGTCGAGCAGAGTCGCCACGGCGGTGCGCTGGCTGTCCAGCTCCAGGCCCAACAGGTTGGGTAGCTGACCAAGAGCGATCACCAGCGCCGCGCCCAGGGTGAAGCCGAGGATCACCGAGGGCGAGACGAAGTTGACCAGATTGCCGAAGCGCAGCAGCCCAAGCAGCCACTGGAATAACCCGGCGAGGAAGGTCAGCACCAGCACCAGCGCGACGAATTCGTCGCTGCCTGGCCGGGCCATGGGGCTGACGCTGGTGAACAGCACGATGGAAATCGCTGCCGTTGGCCCGCCGATCAGGTGCCACGACGAACCCCACAGGCAGGCGATGATCACCGGCACGATGGCCGCATACAGCCCGTACTCGGCTGGCAGGCCAGCGATCAGCGCGTAGGCGATCGATTGCGGCAAGGCGAGGATGGCGCCGCTCAGCCCAACCAGCAGATCCGTGCCCAGCGTGCGCCGGGTGACGGTCGGCCACCAGAGCAGGAAGGGGAACAGGCTGTAACGGCTGGGTAGACGCATGCGGTTTTTCGTTAAGTGGGTCGGTTGGTGGGCAGGGTAGCAGAGGTGTTGGTCGTCACGTCTGCGGCTTGAGACAGTCAGGAACGGGCAGTCGCATAACTTGTGGCAGGGGCCGGGCGGCGATCCGCTTTAGCCGCGAGCTCTTTACCCCAGGCAGGCACAATCGCGGCTAAAGCCGCTCCCACGAGATCGCGATCAGCACCTACGCGGCCGGCGTCCACCGCTCTGCAATCGCAACGGTGGATGAAAAAAGCGCCATGCACCCTACGGGGCTCCCGCGAGGATTCGTAGGATGGGTGAAACCCATCAATGGCCGATGGTTTTCACCCATCCTACAAACTGATCCATTGTGGGAGCGGGCGGGGACGCCCAGTCCATGCCCGCGAAAAATCACGGGAATGGCCCGTTCCCACGGGATAAGGAAAAGGCCGCTATCGCCTTCTAACACACCCTATAGCTTGGCCTTCACCGCGACCAGCGCGTCGCCGCCTTCACGGGTGGTGACGCCCTTGAGCCAGCTGTCGATCACCTCCGGGTTGGCCTTGAGCCAGTCCTTCACGGCCTGATCGTTGCTGGCCTGCTTGCTCAGCACCTGGTCCATGATGGCGTTCTCCATGTCCTGGGTGAACTTGAGGTTGCTCAGCAGTTTGCCGACGTTCGGGCACTGCGCCGCGTAGCCCTTGCGGGCCAGGGTGTTGACGCTGCCGCTGTCGCCAAAGTACTTCTCGCCGCCCTTGAGGTACTTCATGCCGTACTGCACGTTCATCGGGTGCGGCGTCCAGCCGAGGAACACCACGAACTCGTCGCGCTTCACCGCGCGGCCGACCTGCACCAGCATGGCCTGCTCGCTGGATTCGACTAGCTTCCAGTCCTTCAGTCCGAACTCGTTGGCGGCGATGATTTCCTTGATCGACTCGTTGGCCGGTGCGCCGGAGGCGATGCCGTAGATCTTGTGGCCGAACTTGTCGGCGTATTTGTTCAGGTCGGCGAAGGTTTTCACACCGGCGTCGTAGGCGTAGGTCGGTACAGCCAGGGTGTACTCGGTGCCGCTGAGGTTTTCGGTGACCTTATCCACAGTGCCGCTGGCGACGAATTTGTCGTAGTTGGCCTGTTGCGCCGGCATCCAGTTGCCGAGGAACACGTCGACCTGACCTTTCTGCAGGCCGGCGAAGATGATCGGCACGCCCAGGGTCTGGGTTTTCACGTTGTAGCCCAGGCCATCGAGCACCAGGCTGGCGATGCCGTTGGTCACGGCGATATCGCTCCAGCCGGGATCGCCGAGCGTCACCGTGGCGCAGCTGGCATCTTCGGCGTGGGCCTGGCTGGCCAGGGTGGCGGCCAGGAGCAGGCTGCCCGCGACGGCTTTCTTGAGTGTCTTCATGCCTTATTTCCTTATGTTGGTTTTCTGTTGGGCAGGCTATGCGACGCAAGTGAGCGCACCGGGTTCCCGCTTTCTGGCCCCCGGCGTGCGACGTCACGGTTGGGGAAAGCGGGCACGGCGCTCCAGGTCGTCGAGGTCGATGTGGTTGCGCATGTATTGTTCGCTGGCATCGACCAGTGGCTGGTGATCCCAGCTCTTCAGCTTGCCCTTGGTCAGCGCCTCGGCGACCAGGCGACGCCGGCGCTGGCTGGCCAGGGTGGCGCCGTGGATGGCGGCCATGTCCCAGCGGCTGCGCGCCTCGGCGAGGAACGCCTCGAGCTGCTCGCGATGGTCCGGCGAAGCGGCGAGGTTTTCACGCTCTTGCGGATCGTTCGCCACGTTGAACAGCAGTAGTGGGTCTTCCTCGCTGTAGATGAATTTCCACTCGCCGCGGCGAATCATCATCAGCGGGCTGGTGGTGCCTTCGGCCATGTATTCGCCGAGTACTTCATCGTGGCCGCCATTGCCCTGCAGGTGCGGCAGCAGCGAGCGGCCGTCGAGCGCCAGGCCCGGCTCGACCTGGCCGCCGGCCAGCTCCACCAGCGTCGGCAGCAGGTCGACGGTGGACACCGACTGGGCGACCCGGTGCGCGGCGAAACGCGCTGGCGCATGCACCAGCAGCGGCACGCGGGCGGCCATCTCAAACCAGTGCATCTTGTACCAGAGGCCGCGCTCGCCAAGCATGTCGCCGTGGTCGCCGGAGAACACGATGATTGTATCGTCGGCCAGCTTGCAGTCCTTCAGCGTCTTGAGCAGCTTGCCGATGTTGTCGTCGATGTAGCTGCAGGCGCCGAAATAGGCGCGCCGCGCGTCGCGGATCTTGTGCTCGGGCAGCGGCTTGTCCCACAGGTCGATGACCTTGAGCAGGCGCTGCGAGTGCGGGTCCTGCTCGGCCTGGTCGATCACCTGGCGGGGCAGCGGAATGTCCTCATCGCGGTAGCGATCCCAGTATTCCTCGGGGATGGTGTAGGGGTCGTGCGGGTGGGTCATCGACACGGTCAGGCAGAACGGCTGGTCCGGGGTGAGGCGCACATGGTCGTAGAGATACTGCTGGGCCTTGAACACCACCTCCTCGTCGAAGTCGAGCTGATTGGTGCGCACGCAGGGGCCGGCCTGCAGCACCGATGACATGTTGTGGTACCAGCTGGCGCGCACCTCGGGTTCGTCCCAGTTCACCGCCCAGCCGTAGTCGGCGGGATAGATGTCGCTGGTCAGGCGTTCCTCGTAGCCGTGCAACTGGTCCGGGCCGCAGAAGTGCATCTTGCCGGACAGCGCGGTGCGGTAGCCGAGGCAACGCAGGTAGTGGGCGTAGGTCGGCACGTCGGCGGGGAAGTCGGCGGCGTTGTCATAGGCGCCGATCTGGCTGGGCAGCTGGCCGCTGACCAGGGTGAAGCGCGACGGCGCGCACAGCGGGCTGTTGCAGTAGGCGGAGTCGAACAACACGCCCTCGGCGGCCAGGCGCTGCAGGTTCGGCACCTTGATCGGCGAGTTGGCGTCGTGCAGCGGCAGCAGCGGTGCGGCCATCTGGTCGGCCATGATGAAGAGAATGTTGGGGCGTTTCATGGCGGCGTATTCCATATCGTTGTTTTATGCGAAATTGATCAGCCGATGATCAAGGCGAGATAAGCAGGGGTAAACCCGCATGCAGCACATGGCTCGGATAAGCAGCGCTTATGTTTGAAGCGCTCGCAGGCATCTCTCTCGACACGCTGCGGGTGTTCGAGTCGGCGGCGCGCCACCTGAGTTTCACTGCCGCTGCAGCGGAGCTCGGCAGCACCCAGCCGGCGATCAGTCAGCAGATCAAACGGCTGGAGGCGCAGCTGGCGACCCGCCTGTTTGACCGCGTGTACCGCGGCATCGTGCTGACCGATGCCGGCGAAGCGCTGCTGGCGCCGGTGCAGGAGGGCCTGGCGGCTATGGACGCGGGGCTGGCGACGGTGGTCGGCCGCCAGCAGCATGAGGTGTTGCAGGTGGCGACCGACTTCGCCTTTGCCGCCTACTGGCTGATGCCGCGCCTGCAGCGTTTTCACCAGCGCTACCCAGACGTCGACGTCAGCCTGATCACCAGCGAGCGCGACCTGACCAGCCTGCCGGCGGAGATCGACGTGGCCATTTCCTTCGGGGACGGGCGCTTCAAGCACGGCGAGCAGCACCTGCTGTTCAGCGAGGAAGTGTTCGCCGTGTGTGGCCCGCTGCTGTTCAAGGAACTCGATGCTTCTTCTGGAGAGCCGCTGGCGCAGTTGCCCTTGTTGCACCTGCGCCCGGAAAGCCGCTCGCGCTGGTTCGACTGGAGCGGCCTGTTCCGCGCCCTGGGCATCGCCGAGATGCCCAGCCCCGGCAGCCTGCGTTTCGACAACTACACGCTGCTGATCCAGGCGGCCATCGCCGGGCGCGGTGTGGCCATTGGCTGGCGGCATCTGGTTGACGAACTGATCGACCAGGGCCTGCTGGTGCGGCTCGACGCGCGCTCAGCCACCTCGCGGTTCGGCTATTACGTGGTGCTGCCAGCGCGCAAACGGCGCATTCGCCTGGTGGAACATTTCGTCGCCTGGCTGCAGGATGAGCTGCAGCGCGACCCCCTGCCGGAGCGGCAGGGCGGTATCGACCCCAAAGGACTTGCCCTATGAGCGAAACCCGAATCCGCGGCTACCACGCCCACGTGTATTTCGACGCCAGCAGCATCGGGCAGGCCCGGGCGCTGTGCGAAGCGGCTTGCGCCCGCTTCGCCCTGAAGATGGGCCGCATGCACGAAAAATTGGTCGGTCCGCACCCGCAGTGGAGTTGCCAACTGGCGATGCGCGCCGAGCTGTTCGGCGAGGTGATTCCCTGGCTGATGCTCCACCGCGGCGAGCTGGTGGTGCTGGTGCATCCGATTACCGGCAATGACCTGGTCGACCACCGCGACCACGCGTTCTGGCTGGGCGCTGCGCAGCTGCTGGATCTTTCGACCTTGTCTGACGAGCCGCTGATCTTCGAGCTCTGAGAACCTGTTCACGATCTGCTGCGCGTCGGCGCTCCTGCGTTAAAAACAAGCTCGGAATGCTCATTTACCACTCGTAAACTCCGCTTCCTCGCTTGTTTTTGCCTTGTATCGCTCTAGCTCGCAAGATCGTGAACAGGCTCTGACGCGCAAAGCCAGTCAAGGTATGATCCGCGCCTGATTTCCCGAGAGCCCGCGCCATGCCTTACCTGCTCGCCGTCACCGTCCTCTGGGCGTTTTCCTTCAGCCTGATCGGCGAATACCTGGCCGGCCGGCTGGACAGCGACTTCGCCGTGCTGGCGCGGGTGGCGGTGGCGGCGCTGGTGTTCCTTCCGTTCACGCTCTGGCGTGGCCTGCCGCGGCGTTTGCTGGCCGGCTTCTGGCTGGCCGGCGCACTGCAGTTCGGCGTCACCTACCTGTGCCTGTACCGCAGTTTCCAGGTGCTGACGGTGCCCGAGGTGCTGCTGTTCACCGTGCTTACGCCGATCTACGTGACTCTGCTCGACGATGCCCTGGCGCGGCGCTTCAGCCCCTGGGCGCTGGTCGCCGCGCTGGTGGCGGTCGGCGGCGGCGTGGTGATCCGCTTCGAGCGCCTGGAAGGCGAGTACCTGATCGGCTTCCTGCTGCTGCAACTGGCCAACCTGACCTTCGCCGCCGGCCAGGTGCTGTGCCGCCAGTTGCTCATGCGCTACCCGACCGAGCAGCCGTTGCACCGCTTCTTCGGGCATTTCTTCCTCGGCGCACTGGTGCTGGTGGTGCCCTCGTTCCTGCTGTTCGGCAACCCGGGCAAACTGCCGAGCACCGCGCTGCAGTGGGGCATCCTGCTGTGGATGGGTCTGTTCGCCACTGCGCTGGGGCTGTTCTGGTGGGTCAAGGGCAGCGTCAAGGTCGATGCCGGCACCCTGGCGGTGATGAACGAGCTGCACGTGCCGGCCGGCCTGGTGGTGAACCTGCTGATCTGGAACCGTGATGCCGACATCCCCCGCCTGGCCCTGGGCGGCGCGATCATCCTCGCTTCGCTGTGGCTCAACCGCCTTGGCAGGCGGCGTTTGGCGACGGCCTGATCCATTTATCGGACGATAGGAACCGGCCTTGACGGGTGCTAACATCGCACCTTCAATTGCCGATGCAATTAGCTGTTTTTCAAACCCTATTTCCGGGGCCCATATGAACGTTGCCGAGCGAGGTCTGCGCGGCGCTTTTATCGAGGCTCAAGGGTCATGGACGAAGTTCCTTCACCGGCACGGAGCGCCTTTTCAGCCATCTCTTGCCCAGTGAATCCATCGTGAATATTCGACGCCCCTTCGCCAGCCTGGCCCTGGCCTGCCTGTTCATCGTTTCCCCGCTGGTGGCCACCGCCGCCACCGCGCCTGCCAAGCAGGAACTCGCCTCCGGCAGCGCCCTGCTGGTCGACCTGAATACCAACAAGGTCTTGTATTCCAGCAACCCGGACATGATGGTGCCCATCGCCTCGGTCACCAAGCTGATGACCGCCATGGTCACCCTCGACGCCAAGCTGCCGCTCAACGAAGAGCTACCGGTGATCATCCGTGATGTGCACGAGATGCGCGGCGTGTATTCGCGCGTGCGTATCGGCAGCGAGATCAGCCGCCGCGAGATGCTGCTGCTGACCCTGATGTCGTCCGAAAACCGCGCCGCTTCCAGCCTGGCCCATCACTACCCGGGTGGCGTCACCGCCTTCGTCGCGGCCATGAACGCCAAGGCCCGCGCCTTGGGCATGACCCACACCCGTTACGTGGAGCCGACCGGCCTGTCCGAGCACAACGTGTCCACCGCCAACGACCTGGTGAAGCTGCTCAAGGCGACGCGCAGCTACCCGCTGATCGGCGAGCTCAGCTCCACCCCGGAAAAAACCGTGGCCTTCCACAAGCCCAACTACACCCTGGGCTTTCGCAACACCAACGGGCTGACCCGCAAGCAAGGCTGGGACGTGCAGCTGACCAAGACCGGCTTCACCAACAGCGCCGGCCACTGCCTGGTGATGCGCACCACCATGGCCGGCAAGCCGGTAGCCTTCGTGGTGCTCGACGCCTTCGGCAAGTACACCCACATGGCCGACGCCAGCCGCCTGCGCAAGTGGGTGGAAACCGGCAAGGTCACTCCGGTGGCGCCCGCCGCCCTGGCCTACAAGCAGCAGCGTGCCGCGCAGCGCCAACTGCAGGCTTCGCAGTAAGCGTTACCGCGCCTGCCAGAGCGGATCGGCCACCAGCCGTTCGGCGATGAAATCCAGCAACGTACGCAGCGCTGGCAGCATCTGCCGGCGTGAGGCGTAGATGGCATGAATACCCAGGGATTGCGGCTGCCAGCCCGGCAGCACGCGCAGCAATCGCCCTTGCTCCAGTAGTGGCGCCGCGGCATACAGCGGTTGCATGCAGATGCCGCCACCGCTTACCGCCGCCTCCAGCAGCACCGCCGTGTCGTTGCTGCTCAGGTTGCCCGTCACCGGCACCTGCACGTCCTCTTGCTCACCTGTGAAGTGCCACAGGTTGCGACCGAAATAGCTGTAGGTCAGGCAGTTGTGCGCGCTCAGCTCCTCCGGCTGGCGCGGTGTGCCAGCGCGGGCGAGATAGGAAGGCGCGGCGCATACCACCGAATGGCAGTCGCCCAGGTGACGGGCGACCTGGTTGGGTTCCAGCTGATTGGTGATGCGCAGCGCCAGGTCGATACGCTCTTCGACCAGGTTCACGGCCTGGCTGCCGATCAGCACATCCACCGAGGTTTTCGGATAGCGCGCCAGATAATCCACCAGCACCGGGCTCAGCCAGGTTTGCGCAAATGACTGGCTGGTGGCGATACGCAGGTTGCCGCTCGGCCCGTCGCTGGCCTTGATGCCGGTAGCCTGCATCATCTCGGCGGTGTGCAGCATTTCCCGGCAGTGCGGCAGCAGCTCGTTACCCACTTGGGTGAGGCTTAGCTTGCGCGTGGTGCGATGCAGCAGACGCGCGCCGACCCAGCCCTCCAGCTCAGCCAGGTAGCGCGAGACCATTGCCCGCGACAGTTCCAGATGCTCGGCCGCAGCAGTCTGGCTGCCGCGATCCACCACTTCGACGAAGACGCGGGTTGCCGTGAGTCGGTCCATGATTTGCTCGTTTCATGCAACGGTGTAGCGGCGATTATGCGGCTTTTTGTGGCATTGCAGGCGGGTAAGCTCATGCCTCGTCCATCGGCGCGTGGCAATGCTCGCCGATATCTCATCGCCTGTCACAGTGGAGCCTCATATGAACGTCGTCATTCTGGGTATCAGCGGTCGCGCCGGTTCGCGCCTGGGTCATGAGCTGCTACAGCGTGGTCATCAAGTCACCGGGATCGCCCGCGACGTAAGTAACGTGCCGGCCCAATCCGGTCTTACCCTGGCCAGCGCCGATGTGGCCGATGTCGAGCGTCTGGTGCCGCTGCTCAAGGGCCATGATGCAGTGATCAGCACCACCCGTTTCGTCGGTAGCGATGCGGTCAGCCTGATCGGCGCAGTGAAGGCGGCCGGTGTGCCGCGCCTGCTGGTCGTCGGTGGCGCGGGCAGTTTGGAAATGGCGCCCGGTGTGGCGCTGATCGACACACCGGAATTTCCGGCGGCCTACAAGGACGAGGCGAGCGCCGGGCGTGACTTCCTCAACGTGTTGCGTGGCGAAACGGCGCTGGACTGGACCTTCCTGTCGCCCTCGGCGCTGTTCGAGCCGGGCCAGCGCACCGGGCGCTTCCGCATCGGCACCGACAGCTTGCTGGTCGATGCCGACGGCAACAGCGCGATCTCCATGGAGGATTACGCCATCGCCCTGGTCGACGAGCTGGAAAAACCTCAGCACTCGCGCCAGCGCTTCACCGTGGGTTACTGACCACTTCGCCAGCGCAAAAAAACGCGGCTCAAGCGCTACCCCCACTCGGCAATGTGGGGGAGCGGCTTGGCCGCGTGCAGGGCCTCGAGTCACTCAAGGCAAGTTGCTAGGGTCTGTTGACGTTTCAGCGCAAGCCGCGTTGCAGCGAGAAATCTCGCCAGGCTAGGCGGAGGACGCAGGGAATGGTGTCCCCTTTTCAAGTCCTCCAACGACGCATGGCGAGATTTCCCGCGCAACCCGAAGGGCCGGGCCAGTTTTAGCGCGATGCTGCGTTTCTCGGTGGCTCATTTGGCCGGCCAAACTTCGCACCTCGTGCCTTACCTCGCGCTAAAACTGGCTCCGGCGCGGTCGTGCTGAAACGTCAACAGACCCTAGGCATCGACGTCAGGCCAGCATCTGCATGCCGAGCTGGATGGCGACCCACACCGCCAGGATGGTTGCAGCGCCGAGGGCCAGGTTCTCGAACCAGTTGTTGCGGTACTGGCCGAGCAGTTTCTTTTGGTTGGACATGATCAGCAGGCCGAGGGAAATGATCGGCAGGCCGACGATGTTCAGCGCGTTGACCGCGATGGTCAGGGTCACGAAGTCCGGCATGCCCGGCAGCGACCAGATCAGCGGGGTGACCAGGATGAACAGCAGGAACCACTTGTGCAGCGGGTCCTTCTGCAGCGCCTCGCCATACTGCTCGCGGCGCTTGGGCTTGATGTGGTGCAGGGCATCGGTGATCAGCATCGGGAACGCGGTGGTCTTGCCCACGACGCTGGCGAACAGCGTGGCGAACACGCCGATGAAGAAGATGTACCAGCCGCCTGGACCGAAGAACATCTGCAGGGCGGCGCCCAGGTCATCGAGGGTTTCCACCTTCAGGCCATTGGGGCGCAGGATTTCCGCCCCCACTACCCAGATCGCCAAGTTGATGACGATACCGACGAACACCGCGAACAGCAGGTCGTTGCGCTGGATGCGCTTGTGCTCTGGGCCGGTCCAGCCTTTCTGCTTCATCACGTAGGGGTGCACGAAGTTGGCGATCGAGCCGGCGACGGCGCCGATGACCGACACGGCGACCAACAGCGCGCCATGCACGCCTTCGTCCTTCGGAATGCTGAAACCGAAGGTGCCGGAAACGATGCCGCCCACGTCCGGGCCGGACATCACCGCTAGGGACAGGAATGCCAGGGTCATGATCGCCAGCAGCACCTTCATCACGCCCTCGATGAGGCTGTAGATGCTACGGCCGACCAGCAGCCAGACACCGAGCACCACCGCGAAGGAGCACAGCAGCGGCTGGTTGAGGTGCAGCAGCGTGGACAGCGCCTCGCCGGCGCCCTTGATCATGTAGGCGTTCATCAGGTGGCCCATGAACAGCGCGTAGCCGAACAGGAACCAGGCGAAACTCGGGTGCAGTTGCGCATAACCGCCGAGGATGGACATGCCCTGGTTATTGCACAGCTGGAAGCGAGCGATGATGTTGACGATCAGAAAGCGCAGCAGCAGCGAAACCGCCAATACCCACATCATTGCGTAGCCATAGTTGGCGCCGGCGACGGACGAGGTGATCAGGTCGCCTGCACCCAGCCAGGAAAGCACCGCGATAATGCCGGGGCCGAGCAGCTTGGCCATTCTGCTGAGGGGATTGCTTGAAGAGCTTGCGGACACGCCTTTGTCGGCAACGTCGGTACGAGCCATGGGAGGAGCCTCTATCGTTGTTTTTGTTGGGAGTAGCACGCTGTGAGATACGACATCATACAAATTACTTTGTTGCAAAGTGGCAATGAGAATTATCGGCGTTTAACCGATAAGCGGCATAAAGGCCTGTAATCATTGACCTCTAGCGGTTTTGACGGGTTTCGGAATGAGTGCAGAGCTGTTTCTA is a genomic window containing:
- a CDS encoding carboxylate/amino acid/amine transporter, with amino-acid sequence MPYLLAVTVLWAFSFSLIGEYLAGRLDSDFAVLARVAVAALVFLPFTLWRGLPRRLLAGFWLAGALQFGVTYLCLYRSFQVLTVPEVLLFTVLTPIYVTLLDDALARRFSPWALVAALVAVGGGVVIRFERLEGEYLIGFLLLQLANLTFAAGQVLCRQLLMRYPTEQPLHRFFGHFFLGALVLVVPSFLLFGNPGKLPSTALQWGILLWMGLFATALGLFWWVKGSVKVDAGTLAVMNELHVPAGLVVNLLIWNRDADIPRLALGGAIILASLWLNRLGRRRLATA
- the pbpG gene encoding D-alanyl-D-alanine endopeptidase, which gives rise to MNIRRPFASLALACLFIVSPLVATAATAPAKQELASGSALLVDLNTNKVLYSSNPDMMVPIASVTKLMTAMVTLDAKLPLNEELPVIIRDVHEMRGVYSRVRIGSEISRREMLLLTLMSSENRAASSLAHHYPGGVTAFVAAMNAKARALGMTHTRYVEPTGLSEHNVSTANDLVKLLKATRSYPLIGELSSTPEKTVAFHKPNYTLGFRNTNGLTRKQGWDVQLTKTGFTNSAGHCLVMRTTMAGKPVAFVVLDAFGKYTHMADASRLRKWVETGKVTPVAPAALAYKQQRAAQRQLQASQ
- a CDS encoding LysR family transcriptional regulator → MDRLTATRVFVEVVDRGSQTAAAEHLELSRAMVSRYLAELEGWVGARLLHRTTRKLSLTQVGNELLPHCREMLHTAEMMQATGIKASDGPSGNLRIATSQSFAQTWLSPVLVDYLARYPKTSVDVLIGSQAVNLVEERIDLALRITNQLEPNQVARHLGDCHSVVCAAPSYLARAGTPRQPEELSAHNCLTYSYFGRNLWHFTGEQEDVQVPVTGNLSSNDTAVLLEAAVSGGGICMQPLYAAAPLLEQGRLLRVLPGWQPQSLGIHAIYASRRQMLPALRTLLDFIAERLVADPLWQAR
- a CDS encoding NAD(P)-dependent oxidoreductase — encoded protein: MNVVILGISGRAGSRLGHELLQRGHQVTGIARDVSNVPAQSGLTLASADVADVERLVPLLKGHDAVISTTRFVGSDAVSLIGAVKAAGVPRLLVVGGAGSLEMAPGVALIDTPEFPAAYKDEASAGRDFLNVLRGETALDWTFLSPSALFEPGQRTGRFRIGTDSLLVDADGNSAISMEDYAIALVDELEKPQHSRQRFTVGY
- a CDS encoding Nramp family divalent metal transporter, translated to MARTDVADKGVSASSSSNPLSRMAKLLGPGIIAVLSWLGAGDLITSSVAGANYGYAMMWVLAVSLLLRFLIVNIIARFQLCNNQGMSILGGYAQLHPSFAWFLFGYALFMGHLMNAYMIKGAGEALSTLLHLNQPLLCSFAVVLGVWLLVGRSIYSLIEGVMKVLLAIMTLAFLSLAVMSGPDVGGIVSGTFGFSIPKDEGVHGALLVAVSVIGAVAGSIANFVHPYVMKQKGWTGPEHKRIQRNDLLFAVFVGIVINLAIWVVGAEILRPNGLKVETLDDLGAALQMFFGPGGWYIFFIGVFATLFASVVGKTTAFPMLITDALHHIKPKRREQYGEALQKDPLHKWFLLFILVTPLIWSLPGMPDFVTLTIAVNALNIVGLPIISLGLLIMSNQKKLLGQYRNNWFENLALGAATILAVWVAIQLGMQMLA